One Fuerstiella marisgermanici DNA window includes the following coding sequences:
- a CDS encoding sigma-54-dependent transcriptional regulator, which yields MPNVLVIDDDRSVCEMVRQALQKSDLTTSTAMTVQDGLAMLAADAPDVVLLDIMLPGASGLDVFRQIQEIDRKLPVVFITSGTDSGTAIKAMQLGGFDYVTKPLDLPALTDLVEQAIDTRRMMSTPVALSTNEESTADSETFVGRSAPMVEVFKSIGRVAAQNVPVLIRGESGTGKELVARAIYQNSDRSEESFMAVNCAALPDALLESELFGHEKGAFTGADKQRIGKFEACNGGTIFLDEIGDMSPLVQSKMLRLLQQQEFERVGGNKTIKTDVRIIAATNLDLDKMVEEGEFREDLFYRLNGLSIHLPPLRERSEDIAHLLEHYLNLWARQMRRSDIEGISPEALELLQKHSWPGNVRELQSVVRQSLLNATGPVIVPSFLPAELTGAKPAVEKSADARNDAGVRSNIAPFIEKRLNSGTSDLYAEALEQMEMYLITRVLEFADGNQTKAAELLGITRGKVRNRVRQFGISLDKKVTLDEQDSPS from the coding sequence TGGTGCGACAAGCGCTGCAGAAATCTGACCTCACAACGTCGACCGCGATGACGGTTCAGGACGGCCTGGCAATGTTGGCGGCCGATGCTCCCGACGTCGTTCTGCTGGACATCATGCTGCCGGGAGCTTCCGGGCTGGACGTGTTTCGGCAGATTCAGGAAATTGACCGCAAGCTACCAGTGGTCTTCATCACGTCCGGCACCGACAGCGGAACCGCCATCAAGGCCATGCAGTTGGGCGGGTTCGACTATGTGACCAAACCACTCGATCTGCCCGCCCTGACGGATTTGGTTGAACAGGCGATTGATACGCGACGGATGATGAGCACGCCGGTTGCCTTGTCCACCAATGAAGAAAGCACGGCCGATTCCGAAACATTCGTCGGCCGCAGTGCTCCAATGGTCGAGGTCTTCAAATCAATCGGCCGAGTCGCAGCTCAGAATGTCCCGGTCCTAATCCGTGGTGAAAGCGGAACCGGTAAAGAGCTTGTCGCGCGAGCCATCTATCAAAACAGTGACCGGTCCGAAGAAAGTTTCATGGCGGTCAACTGCGCCGCACTGCCGGACGCACTGCTGGAGAGTGAGCTGTTTGGTCATGAAAAAGGAGCGTTCACAGGAGCCGATAAACAGCGGATCGGAAAGTTCGAAGCCTGCAACGGTGGAACGATCTTCCTTGACGAAATTGGCGACATGTCGCCGCTGGTGCAAAGCAAGATGTTGCGGCTGCTGCAGCAGCAGGAATTCGAACGCGTCGGTGGCAATAAAACCATCAAGACTGATGTCCGAATCATTGCGGCGACGAACCTCGATCTGGACAAAATGGTGGAAGAAGGAGAATTCCGTGAAGATCTCTTCTACCGCCTGAACGGACTGTCCATTCACTTGCCGCCACTCCGCGAACGTTCAGAAGATATCGCTCATCTGCTGGAGCACTACCTGAATCTGTGGGCCAGGCAGATGCGACGCAGTGACATCGAAGGTATCTCACCAGAAGCATTGGAGCTTCTGCAGAAACATTCGTGGCCTGGCAACGTTCGTGAGCTACAAAGCGTCGTGCGGCAGTCGCTGCTAAACGCCACTGGCCCAGTCATCGTGCCGTCGTTCCTGCCAGCCGAACTGACAGGAGCAAAACCGGCTGTAGAAAAATCTGCGGATGCTCGGAACGATGCCGGAGTCCGATCCAACATCGCTCCGTTTATCGAAAAGCGTTTGAATTCCGGCACATCCGATCTGTATGCCGAAGCATTGGAGCAGATGGAAATGTATCTGATCACTCGCGTGCTGGAATTTGCAGACGGCAATCAAACCAAAGCGGCAGAACTGTTAGGGATTACTCGAGGCAAGGTGCGTAACCGAGTCCGCCAGTTCGGCATTTCGTTGGACAAGAAAGTCACTCTGGACGAGCAGGATTCACCCTCGTGA
- a CDS encoding DUF2254 domain-containing protein: MRATLITFWTTVRESYWFVPSLMALAAIGLSFGTTAIDRAVGSQWLDDIGWLYANKPAGARAVLSTVAGSMITVAGVTFSMTILSISYTTGQVGPRLLNNFMRDKGNQFTLGVFISTFLYCLMVLRTVRNADTAPPDSGKNIELIGAFVPHVAIIVGLLMAIMSVGVLIFFIHHVPESIHVSNIVAGVGRDLQFHIDEQFPATVGVPHDEKAARESKASLPESFYDNARKLKSKHTGYVEYVDADGLLLIATEHDLVIRLRRRAGDFVTSNSVLLLASPGDKVTDEVARNLSTKFVCGVQRTPTQNLRFVFNQLVEVAMRALSPGVNDPFTAMNCMDWLQAALEQLAGRELPDAHRHDDKQHLRLVAEPEDFGSYTALVFNQLTPYVAVDRNAAVHMMEMLAKIAFETASESRRRELLKHGEKLRKACRRVLNSEEGMKLLTDRYRSVIRLSRDPEYRQHVLRTGDWIGGRG; this comes from the coding sequence GTGAGGGCGACGCTGATCACGTTCTGGACGACTGTCCGCGAGAGCTACTGGTTTGTTCCATCGCTGATGGCACTGGCAGCCATCGGGCTGTCATTCGGCACCACAGCCATCGACCGCGCCGTTGGTTCGCAGTGGCTGGACGATATTGGCTGGCTGTATGCAAACAAACCTGCGGGTGCTCGAGCGGTTTTGTCGACGGTGGCCGGATCGATGATCACGGTCGCCGGCGTCACCTTTTCGATGACCATTCTTTCGATCTCGTACACCACCGGTCAGGTGGGGCCTCGTCTGCTGAATAACTTCATGCGAGACAAGGGCAATCAGTTCACGCTGGGCGTCTTCATTTCGACATTCCTATATTGTCTGATGGTTTTGCGTACGGTCCGCAATGCCGATACAGCGCCGCCTGACAGTGGAAAGAACATCGAACTCATCGGGGCTTTTGTCCCTCATGTGGCCATCATAGTGGGACTGCTGATGGCGATCATGAGTGTGGGAGTATTGATCTTTTTCATTCACCATGTGCCCGAGAGTATTCACGTTTCAAACATCGTGGCGGGTGTTGGCCGAGACCTGCAGTTTCACATTGACGAACAATTCCCGGCGACCGTAGGAGTTCCTCACGACGAAAAAGCCGCTCGTGAAAGCAAAGCTTCGCTGCCGGAATCGTTTTACGATAACGCGAGAAAGTTGAAGTCGAAGCACACCGGTTACGTGGAATACGTCGACGCCGACGGGTTACTGCTAATCGCGACCGAGCACGACCTGGTGATCCGGCTTCGCCGTCGAGCGGGCGACTTCGTTACGTCGAATAGCGTGCTGTTGCTGGCATCGCCGGGGGACAAAGTGACAGACGAAGTTGCACGCAACCTGTCGACCAAGTTCGTCTGCGGAGTTCAGCGGACTCCCACTCAGAACTTGCGGTTTGTCTTTAACCAACTGGTGGAAGTTGCGATGCGAGCACTATCGCCAGGCGTGAACGATCCTTTCACAGCGATGAACTGCATGGACTGGTTGCAAGCGGCTCTGGAGCAACTGGCCGGCCGGGAGTTGCCGGACGCCCACCGTCACGATGATAAGCAGCACTTACGACTTGTCGCTGAACCTGAGGACTTTGGATCCTATACCGCTCTCGTCTTCAACCAACTGACCCCTTACGTCGCGGTGGATCGCAATGCTGCCGTGCACATGATGGAAATGCTCGCGAAAATTGCGTTTGAAACGGCTTCGGAATCGCGTCGTCGTGAGCTTTTGAAGCACGGTGAAAAGCTGCGTAAAGCGTGCCGCAGGGTATTGAATAGCGAAGAAGGGATGAAGCTGCTGACGGACCGCTACCGCTCAGTGATCAGGTTGTCGCGCGATCCTGAATACCGTCAGCACGTTCTTCGCACGGGTGACTGGATCGGCGGCCGCGGTTAA
- a CDS encoding PA2169 family four-helix-bundle protein, whose product MIRVNISLGLSAAEVKHLHTLAQVNVDCRDCFREAMVQSTSPEIRVTFAALAKECGHHADALRNLLSANADTPPTSTSMRGAADCLWMSLRATFGDTSEALLSEAHRMAEYAEQCYVQTLQSINGRAVRQLISEQLAAVRKSASHIQNLRDHQAGRSSPGGSVERNAHRTL is encoded by the coding sequence ATGATAAGAGTCAATATTTCGCTCGGACTTTCCGCCGCAGAAGTGAAGCATCTGCATACACTGGCGCAGGTCAACGTTGATTGTCGGGACTGCTTTAGGGAAGCGATGGTCCAGTCGACGAGCCCCGAAATTCGCGTGACGTTTGCAGCGCTGGCGAAGGAGTGTGGCCACCACGCAGATGCACTTCGCAATCTTCTATCGGCGAATGCGGACACACCGCCCACTTCGACCTCGATGCGTGGGGCGGCCGACTGCCTCTGGATGTCGTTACGAGCCACTTTTGGCGACACGTCTGAGGCGTTACTAAGCGAAGCGCACCGTATGGCCGAGTATGCCGAGCAGTGCTACGTACAGACACTTCAATCTATCAACGGTCGAGCTGTCAGGCAGCTGATCTCTGAACAACTGGCGGCCGTCCGCAAATCCGCTTCTCACATCCAAAATCTGCGTGACCACCAGGCGGGGCGTTCGTCGCCCGGTGGCAGTGTCGAACGAAACGCTCATCGGACGTTATAA
- a CDS encoding YggS family pyridoxal phosphate-dependent enzyme gives MSSQETVDVIRRNLQSVHSNIAAACAVSGRSPDDVTLVAVTKYAQWPWVEALATQYQVFGENRPQQLSERAPKLPSVEWHLIGQLQRNKVRQALEHAHTIHSVDSLRLLERISKVAADLNQHPNVLLQVNVSGEESKSGFRPDELLAEWDQISVCCENVRIAGLMTMAPASDDPEAARPTFRGLRQLREQLRNTSGGAQIRGELNHLSMGMSGDFSVAVQEGATLVRIGSRLFDGLVDSESR, from the coding sequence GTGAGTTCCCAGGAAACAGTAGACGTCATCCGTCGCAATCTACAGTCCGTGCACTCAAACATTGCGGCAGCTTGTGCTGTGAGTGGGCGGAGTCCCGACGATGTGACCTTAGTCGCCGTCACGAAGTACGCTCAGTGGCCATGGGTAGAAGCGTTGGCCACGCAGTACCAGGTGTTCGGTGAAAATCGGCCACAGCAACTGTCCGAACGAGCTCCAAAGCTACCTTCCGTTGAATGGCATTTGATCGGGCAGTTGCAGCGCAACAAAGTGCGGCAGGCCCTTGAACACGCTCACACCATTCATTCGGTCGATTCGTTGCGGCTGCTGGAACGCATTTCCAAAGTGGCAGCCGACCTGAATCAACACCCCAACGTGCTGTTGCAGGTGAACGTATCGGGCGAAGAATCCAAGTCTGGATTTCGCCCGGACGAACTACTGGCCGAATGGGATCAGATCTCGGTGTGTTGCGAAAATGTTCGCATCGCAGGCCTGATGACGATGGCTCCAGCCAGCGACGATCCGGAAGCAGCCCGCCCGACTTTTCGCGGCCTGCGACAGCTTCGCGAGCAACTTCGGAACACCAGCGGCGGCGCCCAAATTCGCGGGGAACTCAACCACCTGTCGATGGGGATGAGCGGCGATTTTTCGGTCGCCGTCCAGGAAGGTGCCACGCTGGTACGGATCGGCAGCCGCCTGTTTGATGGACTCGTCGACAGCGAATCTCGCTGA
- a CDS encoding protein kinase domain-containing protein, with product MQLLTELQLCSQQQIAACEPGVRRLCHDLPDFDSVWLDALVQRRVLTPWQTDILQSTDPQQLRVDEFCLRDAIGADTYQAASTINQRSAVLRRLSTDGDVDRFQQSVTDLIERLDDVRSSAPVTLELPRRLINHSETSTFLASGYVPGWSADDLLVRGGRMPWKAVAEIGWQLLSAMAWLESNQMRHGHIVLKNVRLQPSGRTTLVSPFVHSLQHPNLSYTADLKLQDIETTAPELVATGTSADSQSELYSLGCVLWQLLTSRPTFLSADPINRLLKAKEKDVADVRSLVPDCPDSMARLIQNFTRRSPELRPTSIADARDRWSKIAGKGLSHSRQLLKRMPDRRLQQTSPMASQRVGSRLRPLAAAAVMVAGFMSYGTYRGLLPMPLRLGVATTAITVDDPSPPQAEVVSAAAAPETGSAPPVRTERGLLKMPSPDAAGVVVLQSGEVYEAAALEFPGVMHIESTGEQLAVVKVTTAEPWAIKAAQVAFNNVQVQSLSATESPTGRPALVDCQSDVVSLRNCILYSQVDEVLLRWAPQAGATSVVSVDGCILHGRRTGLHLTSPTQRCTVRNSLFQQVSAIRCDTSNRPSSTMQFDVSHVTQVGGHGFVDIVSSAQQTTEDRIEIQCGESVLAPNLALVRLAGGKGWTASKTQVAFLLPERGNPTLVPGDVHPAVHFDRSLNQLVELPSNQVMAESLLLADPVFRTLQNGDDPLYAFELIDYEGPKLSLRLPGVDVASLPKFIFDEPSD from the coding sequence ATGCAACTGCTCACTGAGCTGCAGTTGTGCAGTCAGCAGCAGATTGCGGCGTGTGAGCCTGGAGTTCGCCGATTGTGCCACGATTTGCCCGATTTCGATTCCGTCTGGCTGGACGCACTGGTGCAGCGTCGAGTGCTCACGCCCTGGCAGACGGACATCCTGCAATCGACCGATCCGCAGCAGTTGCGAGTCGACGAATTCTGTTTACGCGACGCCATCGGCGCAGACACCTACCAGGCTGCGTCAACGATCAATCAACGCAGTGCGGTTTTGCGCCGGCTGTCGACTGATGGCGACGTCGACCGATTTCAGCAAAGTGTGACTGACCTGATCGAACGACTTGACGACGTCCGCAGCAGCGCGCCCGTGACGTTGGAACTGCCGCGACGTCTAATCAACCACTCAGAGACAAGTACCTTCCTGGCCAGCGGCTACGTGCCCGGCTGGTCGGCCGACGACTTGCTGGTGCGCGGCGGCCGGATGCCGTGGAAAGCCGTGGCGGAGATCGGCTGGCAATTGCTGTCGGCGATGGCGTGGCTGGAATCAAATCAGATGCGGCACGGACACATCGTGTTGAAGAATGTGCGACTGCAACCCAGCGGCAGAACTACGTTGGTTTCGCCATTTGTACACTCGCTGCAGCATCCGAATCTGTCGTATACCGCGGATTTGAAACTGCAGGACATCGAAACGACAGCCCCGGAACTCGTCGCCACCGGCACGTCGGCAGATTCACAAAGCGAACTGTATTCACTGGGCTGCGTTCTGTGGCAGTTGCTGACCTCACGCCCTACTTTTCTGTCGGCCGATCCGATCAACCGGTTGTTGAAAGCGAAGGAAAAAGACGTCGCGGATGTGCGCAGCCTTGTGCCTGATTGTCCCGACAGTATGGCTCGGCTGATTCAAAATTTCACGCGCCGATCTCCCGAACTACGCCCCACGTCCATTGCTGACGCTCGTGATCGCTGGTCAAAAATTGCGGGTAAAGGTTTGAGTCACAGTCGACAGCTGCTGAAGCGAATGCCGGATCGACGCCTTCAGCAAACCTCGCCAATGGCAAGCCAGCGGGTCGGCAGTCGGTTGCGTCCATTGGCTGCAGCGGCTGTGATGGTGGCGGGGTTCATGAGCTACGGAACCTATCGAGGGCTACTGCCGATGCCGTTGCGTTTGGGCGTCGCGACGACAGCAATCACGGTTGACGACCCGTCGCCGCCGCAGGCTGAGGTGGTGTCTGCGGCCGCAGCTCCCGAAACGGGTTCAGCGCCGCCTGTACGGACTGAACGCGGCTTGCTGAAAATGCCCTCGCCGGACGCTGCCGGCGTTGTCGTATTGCAATCCGGCGAAGTCTATGAAGCGGCTGCATTGGAGTTTCCGGGCGTGATGCACATTGAATCGACGGGCGAGCAACTCGCCGTCGTGAAAGTGACGACCGCCGAACCGTGGGCCATCAAGGCGGCTCAAGTAGCCTTCAATAATGTTCAGGTCCAAAGTCTGTCAGCGACCGAATCACCAACAGGGCGACCGGCGCTGGTCGATTGTCAGAGCGATGTGGTTTCGTTGCGCAACTGCATTCTGTATAGCCAGGTCGATGAAGTTCTGCTGCGGTGGGCTCCGCAGGCGGGCGCGACGAGCGTGGTGTCGGTGGACGGCTGCATTCTGCACGGACGGCGGACTGGTTTGCATTTGACGTCGCCCACTCAACGATGCACCGTCCGCAATTCGCTGTTTCAACAGGTGTCCGCCATCCGCTGCGACACGTCCAACCGGCCTTCGTCGACAATGCAATTCGATGTGTCGCACGTGACTCAGGTCGGAGGCCATGGCTTTGTCGACATCGTTTCGTCCGCTCAGCAAACGACCGAAGATCGCATCGAGATCCAGTGTGGCGAATCCGTGCTGGCTCCAAATCTGGCGCTCGTGCGGCTGGCTGGCGGAAAAGGCTGGACAGCATCGAAGACTCAAGTGGCGTTTCTGCTGCCGGAACGAGGCAACCCAACTCTTGTTCCCGGCGATGTTCACCCGGCCGTTCACTTCGATCGGTCGCTAAATCAACTTGTCGAATTGCCGTCAAATCAGGTGATGGCCGAATCTCTGCTGCTGGCGGATCCCGTATTCCGGACTTTGCAGAATGGCGACGACCCGCTGTACGCGTTCGAGCTGATTGATTATGAAGGCCCAAAGTTGAGTCTGCGGCTGCCCGGTGTAGACGTGGCGTCGCTGCCCAAATTCATCTTTGACGAGCCGTCCGATTAA
- a CDS encoding aspartate aminotransferase family protein, with the protein MSTLTHLDSKSTIELFDDYVIPNYTRYPVSLVRGEGSRVWDADGREYLDLFPGWGCNILGYSPPAVVQAIQEQAAKLIHVPNTWYTEQQGRFAEFLCTRSFGKAFFCNSGAEANEAAIKLARLHGSSEGRFRMITFEKGFHGRTFGALTATAQPKYHDGLGPLMAGFRYAAMNDLEGVAELIDDETCGIMIEPIQGEGGVRIPEDGFLQGLRNLCDEHGLLLIFDEVQTGMGRTGEWFAWQAAEVKPDVLTMAKGLAGGVACGAMIVRDEFAGDLRPGMHASTFGGNSLAMAAGLATGETIEREGLLDAVTDNAAYIHERLQAVQQELPIIKELRICGMMIGIDLTIPSGPAVGKAMEKGVLLNATSDTVVRLLPALNISREELDQGLDVVVSVLQDMAEDS; encoded by the coding sequence ATGAGCACCCTTACACACCTTGACAGCAAGTCGACCATTGAGTTGTTCGACGATTACGTGATTCCCAATTATACGCGGTACCCGGTGTCACTGGTGCGAGGCGAAGGATCACGCGTGTGGGATGCGGACGGGCGTGAATATCTGGACCTGTTTCCGGGCTGGGGCTGCAACATACTCGGCTATTCGCCTCCCGCTGTTGTGCAGGCCATTCAGGAGCAGGCTGCGAAACTCATCCACGTCCCGAATACGTGGTACACCGAACAACAGGGCCGGTTCGCCGAATTTTTGTGTACGCGCAGCTTTGGCAAAGCGTTCTTCTGCAACAGCGGAGCAGAAGCCAACGAAGCTGCTATCAAGCTGGCTCGACTGCACGGATCGTCTGAGGGACGGTTCCGGATGATCACGTTCGAAAAAGGATTCCACGGCCGCACCTTCGGAGCCTTAACCGCGACTGCTCAGCCGAAGTATCATGACGGATTAGGCCCGCTGATGGCCGGGTTTCGATACGCGGCGATGAACGATCTGGAAGGCGTCGCAGAACTGATTGATGACGAAACGTGCGGCATCATGATCGAACCGATTCAGGGCGAGGGCGGAGTGCGAATTCCGGAGGACGGATTTCTGCAGGGCCTGCGAAATCTGTGCGACGAACACGGCTTGCTGCTGATCTTCGACGAAGTCCAAACCGGCATGGGGCGAACGGGCGAATGGTTTGCCTGGCAGGCGGCAGAAGTGAAGCCGGACGTGCTTACCATGGCCAAAGGGCTGGCTGGCGGAGTTGCCTGTGGAGCGATGATTGTGCGAGACGAATTTGCTGGTGATCTGCGACCGGGCATGCACGCGAGTACGTTTGGCGGAAACTCCCTGGCGATGGCCGCCGGACTCGCGACCGGTGAAACCATCGAACGCGAAGGGTTGCTGGACGCCGTCACCGACAATGCGGCCTACATTCACGAACGACTGCAAGCCGTGCAGCAGGAACTTCCAATTATCAAAGAACTGCGAATCTGCGGTATGATGATTGGCATCGACCTGACCATCCCGAGTGGCCCGGCAGTGGGTAAAGCTATGGAAAAAGGCGTGCTGCTGAATGCCACATCCGACACCGTCGTGCGACTTTTGCCCGCACTGAACATCTCGCGTGAGGAACTGGACCAGGGGCTGGATGTGGTCGTGTCTGTGCTTCAGGACATGGCGGAAGATTCATGA
- a CDS encoding efflux RND transporter permease subunit, with amino-acid sequence MSLPSFSVRNAVLVNMLMLVILAAGTIFAITLQREMFPESRPDKLMVSAVYPGVQPEDIEKAVTIKIEEAVRGLEGIEKVQSQVAEGISFTTLTLAQSVDDVDVMLQEIRNEVDSIQDMPDDVEKIALRKVEPQLPVISIAVFGDQDEATLKEASRSLRDELLKLPGISRVELNGIRDDEIYVDVRPDRMLKYDITFEEIAVAIRSENVDISGGQLKGSRSSVSVRTLGEEQQAINLEDIVVRAQPNGQQILLSDVADLSDGFVDSDLESLFNGKPSVNCVVFNGDDEDAVQISAVVKAYVAGRSGQPYIGPSAGMSKLYAQIGRPDVYAVYEKAKANPFPKSIGYKLHTDIARFVEGRLELMTRNGGWGLVLVLISLNLFLNWRVALWAAVGLVISFMGTFAVMWTLGATVNLLSMFGLIVVLGIIVDDAIVIGENIYRHVEEGTPPMQAAIKGAEEVMWPVIVAVSTTIGAFAPLFFIQGQIGDFMAQLPLVVIAALSISLVEALVILPAHLRHLPPIKKPEPTGTNTLVGGVSGLKDRFMKRFLLRPYEHLLRVALKWRYVTVAIVFGGCVVAAGMLAGGIVKWQFIQDMDSESLICAIEMPIGTSTERLKEELNELTEFIVDKDKFPEIVNVQTIAGRQYDVTGAGSVGFDDQSHLGQLIVEICPADERDRSSKELVNLLRDFSETQLSGVNSVRWDAMNGGPGGNDIEISLSGISNQDLPKVVEELKQIAGTLQGVYDLDDNLDIGKKELTLRLRDTAAATGVTVGSLGLHVRGALFGQEARRITRNREDVRIMVRYPESFRDSTWNVESMWIPSGVANMPTDGTAGRVTRKWIPIQEIAEVDMGIGYSTITRYQQTRSATMTGAVDDAIVPSTTSVIDNIREQVNEKILPRYPNLDVQYLGQAEEMRKSFGSLKIAFPIALLIIFGMLAGLFKSYTQPLVVMSAIPFGFLGAVIGHWVTGETFTILSAIGLVALAGILVNDSLVLVDFINRRVAAGLSPYDASIDGAKKRLRAILLTTLTTASGLIPLMFETSFQAKFLIPMAVTLTFGLLFATGLTLVLVPCLNLIREDILSGLPWLAKTPEPPTQTDPAVVA; translated from the coding sequence ATGTCTCTGCCATCGTTCAGCGTGCGGAATGCCGTGCTGGTCAACATGCTGATGCTGGTGATTCTGGCGGCGGGCACGATCTTTGCCATCACGCTGCAACGCGAAATGTTCCCGGAATCGCGGCCCGACAAACTGATGGTGTCCGCCGTCTATCCGGGCGTGCAGCCGGAAGACATTGAAAAAGCGGTCACGATTAAAATCGAAGAAGCGGTCCGCGGGCTGGAAGGCATCGAAAAGGTCCAGTCGCAGGTCGCGGAAGGCATCAGTTTCACCACGTTGACGCTCGCGCAGTCGGTCGATGATGTCGACGTCATGTTGCAGGAGATCCGCAACGAAGTCGATTCCATTCAGGACATGCCGGACGATGTGGAAAAGATCGCTCTGCGAAAAGTTGAGCCTCAGTTACCGGTGATTTCGATTGCCGTTTTCGGCGATCAGGACGAAGCCACGCTGAAAGAAGCCTCGCGGTCGCTGCGAGACGAATTGCTGAAGCTGCCGGGCATCAGTCGAGTCGAACTGAACGGTATCCGTGACGACGAAATTTATGTCGACGTTCGTCCGGACCGCATGCTGAAGTACGACATCACGTTCGAAGAAATCGCAGTCGCTATTCGATCTGAAAATGTCGACATCAGCGGCGGTCAATTGAAGGGCAGTCGCAGCAGCGTTTCCGTCCGCACGCTGGGCGAAGAACAGCAGGCGATTAACCTGGAAGATATCGTCGTTCGAGCTCAACCGAATGGTCAACAGATTCTGCTCAGCGATGTTGCGGACTTGTCCGACGGGTTTGTGGATTCCGATCTGGAATCGCTGTTCAATGGCAAACCGTCCGTCAACTGTGTGGTTTTCAATGGCGACGATGAAGACGCGGTTCAGATTTCTGCCGTTGTCAAAGCGTATGTCGCGGGCCGCAGCGGGCAGCCGTACATCGGGCCAAGTGCCGGCATGTCGAAACTGTATGCTCAAATCGGTCGGCCGGATGTCTACGCCGTTTATGAAAAAGCGAAAGCTAACCCCTTTCCCAAATCGATCGGATACAAACTGCACACGGACATCGCTCGGTTTGTCGAAGGTCGTCTGGAATTGATGACTCGCAACGGCGGTTGGGGCCTGGTGCTGGTACTGATTTCGCTGAACCTGTTTCTGAACTGGCGAGTTGCTTTGTGGGCGGCCGTTGGGTTGGTGATTTCGTTTATGGGCACGTTTGCGGTGATGTGGACCTTGGGGGCGACGGTGAACCTGCTGTCGATGTTTGGGCTGATTGTCGTGTTGGGGATCATCGTCGACGATGCCATCGTGATTGGTGAAAACATTTACCGGCACGTCGAAGAAGGCACGCCGCCGATGCAGGCCGCGATCAAGGGCGCGGAAGAAGTGATGTGGCCGGTGATCGTCGCTGTTAGCACCACGATCGGCGCCTTCGCGCCGCTGTTCTTTATTCAGGGACAGATCGGTGACTTCATGGCTCAACTGCCCCTGGTCGTCATCGCTGCGCTTTCGATTTCGCTGGTGGAAGCGTTGGTGATTCTGCCGGCTCACCTAAGGCACCTGCCACCGATCAAAAAGCCCGAACCGACGGGAACGAATACTTTGGTGGGCGGCGTTTCCGGGTTGAAAGATCGCTTTATGAAGCGGTTTCTGCTCAGGCCTTACGAACACCTGCTGCGAGTCGCTCTGAAGTGGCGCTACGTGACAGTGGCAATCGTTTTCGGCGGCTGCGTTGTGGCGGCTGGAATGCTGGCGGGCGGAATCGTGAAGTGGCAGTTCATTCAGGACATGGACAGCGAAAGCCTGATCTGTGCCATTGAAATGCCAATCGGCACGTCGACTGAACGCCTGAAGGAAGAGCTGAATGAGTTGACCGAGTTCATTGTGGACAAAGACAAGTTTCCGGAAATCGTCAACGTGCAAACCATTGCCGGGCGGCAGTACGACGTGACCGGGGCGGGCTCAGTGGGGTTTGACGACCAGAGTCATCTGGGGCAGTTGATTGTGGAAATCTGTCCGGCCGACGAACGTGACCGGTCGAGCAAAGAACTGGTGAACCTGTTGCGTGATTTTTCGGAAACTCAATTGTCCGGCGTGAATTCGGTACGCTGGGACGCGATGAATGGTGGTCCCGGCGGCAACGACATTGAGATCAGTTTGTCGGGTATTTCGAATCAGGACCTGCCGAAAGTCGTCGAAGAATTGAAGCAAATCGCCGGCACGTTGCAGGGCGTCTACGATCTCGACGACAACCTGGATATCGGCAAGAAGGAACTGACTCTGCGACTGCGAGACACAGCCGCTGCCACCGGCGTGACCGTCGGCAGTCTTGGTCTGCACGTGCGGGGCGCATTGTTCGGTCAGGAAGCTCGCCGGATTACTCGCAACCGTGAAGACGTGCGGATCATGGTGCGGTACCCCGAATCGTTTCGTGACAGTACATGGAATGTCGAATCCATGTGGATTCCCAGCGGCGTGGCGAACATGCCGACGGACGGAACGGCAGGCCGAGTGACTCGCAAATGGATACCCATTCAGGAAATCGCCGAAGTCGATATGGGCATCGGTTACTCGACGATCACTCGTTACCAACAAACTCGATCGGCCACGATGACGGGCGCTGTGGACGACGCGATCGTGCCCAGTACCACCAGCGTGATCGACAACATCCGTGAACAAGTGAACGAAAAGATCCTGCCCCGGTATCCCAACCTCGACGTTCAGTACCTCGGTCAGGCTGAAGAAATGCGCAAGAGTTTCGGGTCGCTGAAAATTGCATTTCCGATTGCGCTGCTGATTATCTTCGGCATGCTCGCGGGTCTGTTTAAATCTTACACACAGCCGCTGGTTGTGATGTCCGCCATCCCCTTCGGTTTTCTGGGCGCCGTCATTGGGCATTGGGTGACGGGCGAAACGTTTACCATTCTGAGCGCCATCGGCCTGGTTGCTTTGGCGGGCATTCTGGTGAACGATTCTCTGGTGCTGGTCGATTTCATCAACCGCCGAGTCGCTGCGGGCCTGAGTCCTTACGATGCCAGTATCGACGGCGCGAAAAAGCGTTTGCGAGCGATCCTGTTGACCACTTTGACGACGGCGTCCGGGCTGATTCCGCTAATGTTCGAAACCAGCTTTCAGGCCAAATTTCTGATTCCGATGGCGGTCACTCTTACCTTCGGCCTGCTGTTCGCCACCGGGCTGACGCTCGTGCTGGTGCCGTGCTTGAATCTGATTCGCGAAGACATCCTGTCAGGTCTGCCATGGCTCGCAAAAACGCCGGAGCCACCGACTCAGACTGACCCCGCAGTAGTCGCCTAA